One segment of Thermosynechococcus sp. HN-54 DNA contains the following:
- a CDS encoding GUN4 domain-containing protein, with translation MQVLKFVHDRNVIHRDLKPSNIMRRLADRKIVLIDFGAVKEVIQSPEAASNQQGFAVNPTVVIGTHGYSAPEQMMGQPRLSSDIHAVGMIGIEALTGMSILELGNLRDEYTHEILWQQKVHVSDAFANVLNKMICYNFRDRYQNATEALRALEALDSSQATLHRATTLLTSPISQGTTHVEPQSQVNATNRTSQSWNTPTVTDSQVMASSYPSGVQYTAQPQQPQKWKWILAGLVMLMGVSIGVGITGTLFVQSLLTNRGNQNPQNTAQDSINSAPSIQEESPPYSPSPASPTASSPYPSSSLSPAATTTEPVVTQSEAPTIDLQPLQAALQSQQYSTANELTNKMIYDLMKGDPSVLAAEQIPCSPLLAINDLWQQYSNGRFSFGTQAKIWQQIASTRKNVKDAFIEFKQKLDWQTPISMTTIGDKELNQITYSSVAPEGHIPFLSHIIPTSGLQNINVYIRGENPLLPYILQRFSYCQTQQQPASTPVSSPQAQTRN, from the coding sequence CAGTAAAGGAAGTTATTCAATCCCCAGAAGCAGCCTCTAACCAGCAGGGTTTTGCTGTCAATCCTACAGTTGTAATTGGCACGCATGGTTACTCTGCCCCTGAACAAATGATGGGACAACCCAGACTCAGTAGCGACATCCATGCTGTCGGCATGATTGGCATTGAAGCTTTGACGGGAATGAGTATTTTAGAACTAGGCAATTTGCGAGATGAATATACCCATGAGATTTTGTGGCAACAGAAAGTCCATGTTTCTGACGCCTTTGCAAATGTTTTGAATAAAATGATTTGCTATAACTTCCGCGATCGCTATCAAAATGCTACAGAAGCCCTAAGAGCACTTGAAGCCCTAGATTCCTCTCAAGCAACTTTGCATCGTGCCACTACTTTACTGACTTCTCCAATTTCTCAAGGAACTACGCATGTGGAGCCTCAGAGTCAAGTGAATGCAACGAATAGAACAAGTCAATCTTGGAATACGCCTACAGTCACAGACAGCCAAGTCATGGCTTCATCTTATCCATCAGGGGTACAGTACACTGCGCAACCTCAGCAACCCCAAAAATGGAAATGGATACTTGCAGGTTTAGTCATGCTCATGGGAGTCAGTATAGGAGTAGGGATTACTGGAACGCTGTTTGTTCAATCTTTGCTCACAAATCGCGGGAATCAAAATCCTCAGAACACTGCTCAAGACTCGATCAACTCAGCACCTTCTATTCAAGAAGAATCACCCCCCTATTCTCCATCGCCAGCTTCCCCAACAGCGAGTAGTCCTTATCCGAGTTCTAGTCTCAGCCCAGCAGCCACGACTACGGAGCCAGTGGTAACTCAGTCTGAAGCGCCTACAATTGACTTACAGCCTTTGCAAGCAGCACTTCAATCACAGCAGTACAGCACTGCCAATGAACTGACCAATAAAATGATTTATGACCTAATGAAGGGAGACCCAAGCGTCTTAGCTGCTGAACAGATTCCTTGTAGTCCTTTGTTGGCTATTAACGACCTATGGCAACAATACTCTAATGGTCGCTTTAGCTTTGGTACACAAGCAAAAATTTGGCAGCAAATTGCATCTACTAGGAAGAATGTAAAAGATGCATTCATAGAATTCAAACAAAAACTAGATTGGCAAACGCCCATAAGTATGACTACTATTGGTGATAAAGAGCTTAATCAAATTACCTACAGTTCTGTTGCACCAGAGGGGCATATACCCTTCCTTTCACACATTATTCCTACTTCTGGTCTCCAAAATATCAATGTATACATTAGAGGTGAAAATCCTCTGTTACCTTATATTTTGCAGCGATTTAGCTACTGCCAAACACAACAGCAACCTGCATCAACACCGGTTTCATCACCTCAAGCTCAAACTCGTAATTAA